The following proteins are encoded in a genomic region of Alnus glutinosa chromosome 8, dhAlnGlut1.1, whole genome shotgun sequence:
- the LOC133875911 gene encoding protein GRIM REAPER-like, whose translation MASILLKLTTTLLLLSLHSHSAFSSNDIEDDEDEQYVVDSPLANLRSRSRFLATVIKKGTHCDPIAHNVCNGISANKGASLLRCCKKHCRNVLGDKNNCGRCGNKCKHGQRCCSGTCVNTAYNVKHCGKCNKKCKRGHKCEYGYCGYA comes from the coding sequence ATGGCTTCCATTCTCCTCAAGCTTACAACCACTCTCCTACTCCTATCTTTGCACTCTCATTCAGCCTTTAGCTCAAACGATATTGAAGACGATGAAGATGAGCAGTACGTTGTCGACTCCCCACTGGCCAATCTCAGATCAAGAAGCCGGTTTTTGGCCACTGTGATAAAGAAAGGTACGCATTGTGATCCCATCGCTCACAACGTATGCAATGGGATATCGGCAAACAAGGGGGCGAGCCTTCTCCGTTGCTGCAAGAAGCATTGCCGCAACGTTCTTGGGGATAAGAACAACTGCGGGCGATGTGGGAATAAGTGCAAGCATGGACAACGTTGTTGCAGTGGAACCTGCGTCAACACTGCTTACAACGTTAAACATTGTGGCAAGTGCAATAAGAAGTGTAAGCGTGGTCATAAGTGCGAGTATGGATATTGTGGGTATGCTTGA